The Armatimonadota bacterium sequence AGGAAAAGGCAGCGCCGGACGTCGCAGCGACCGAGCTTAGCATCCAGCCCGCTTCGCAGGCGCGCAGCGGGCCGGTGGTCGGCTACCTCGGCGTCGCCACCGAGGACACGGCGGCGCTGATTGACCCCCGCGGCCGGGAGCGCGTGTGCGCCGTCCCCCGCGGCACCAACCTCTGCGTCTCCTGCCGGTACTTGCAGCACTACGGCATCCTGATGGCCGATGGCGCGCTGGCGTGGGTGCCGCAGAAGGCCGTGGTCGTGCATCAGGTAGAGCTGGTCGCAGGGGTCGAGGTGCCGGCCGGGAGCAACGGGCGTGCGGACCTGCTGCAGGCCGCCTTCCGCTACTGGGGCCTGCCTTACCGTTACGGTGGCGCGCCGCCCGGGCCCACCGACTGCTCGGCCTTGGTCCAGGCCGTCTTTCGCGACTGCGGCCTGCGCCTGCCGCGCACCGCCGCTGAGCAGTTCAACTGCGGCTCCGCGGTCCCCCCCGACCAGCTGGCAATCGGTGACCGCCTGTACTTCGTCAGCGGCGACGGCAGCATCGGCCATACCGGGATCTACATCGGCAACGGCCAGTTCATCC is a genomic window containing:
- a CDS encoding C40 family peptidase, producing EKAAPDVAATELSIQPASQARSGPVVGYLGVATEDTAALIDPRGRERVCAVPRGTNLCVSCRYLQHYGILMADGALAWVPQKAVVVHQVELVAGVEVPAGSNGRADLLQAAFRYWGLPYRYGGAPPGPTDCSALVQAVFRDCGLRLPRTAAEQFNCGSAVPPDQLAIGDRLYFVSGDGSIGHTGIYIGNGQFIHASSRRGCVGIDSLRSGFYRRRFAGARRP